A single window of Scylla paramamosain isolate STU-SP2022 chromosome 27, ASM3559412v1, whole genome shotgun sequence DNA harbors:
- the LOC135114263 gene encoding mediator of RNA polymerase II transcription subunit 30-like isoform X1: MNAMAMSSGSPAMMRGSYNTGQMGPTPQTGGQGIQQGTSDTSQTQTQPQRNTALFCKVGCETVQEVVMRTSEVFTHLKNVQLPNGTAQAAQVSNEKKARIQDNLNAIQRHFKALRAIYTRVNDDCAGMEYTHIESLIPYKDDGDSRGDHKKIGDNYRSLVEEARELKEQLYLKARYMKEIIDQLRKIIWEVNTMLAMSNT, from the exons ATGAATG CCATGGCTATGAGCAGCGGATCACCAGCCATGATGCGGGGCTCCTACAACACTGGGCAGATGGGCCCCACACCACAAACAG GTGGACAAGGAATACAGCAGGGAACTAGTGACACTTCTCAGACACAAACACAGCCTCAAAGAAACACTGCCCTCTTTTGCAAAGTTGGGTGTGAAACTGTCCAAGAAGTTGTCATGAGGACTAGTGAAGTTTTTACTCATCTCAAGAATGTTCAA CTTCCAAATGGCACAGCACAAGCAGCACAAGTGAGCAATGAGAAGAAAGCACGGATTCAAGACAACTTAAATGCTATACAGCGGCATTTCAAGGCTCTCCGAGCAATTTACACCAGGGTCAATGATGACTGTGCAGGAATGGAGTACACCCACATAGAG AGCCTTATTCCTTATaaggatgatggtgatagtagagGAGATCACAAGAAAATAGGAGATAACTATCGTTCTTTGGTGGAGGAAGCCAGGGAGCTGAAAGAG caactcTACTTGAAGGCGCGCTACATGAAGGAAATTATTGACCAATTACGTAAGATAATCTGGGAGGTTAACACCATGCTTGCTATGAGTAATACataa
- the LOC135114263 gene encoding mediator of RNA polymerase II transcription subunit 30-like isoform X2: MAMSSGSPAMMRGSYNTGQMGPTPQTGGQGIQQGTSDTSQTQTQPQRNTALFCKVGCETVQEVVMRTSEVFTHLKNVQLPNGTAQAAQVSNEKKARIQDNLNAIQRHFKALRAIYTRVNDDCAGMEYTHIESLIPYKDDGDSRGDHKKIGDNYRSLVEEARELKEQLYLKARYMKEIIDQLRKIIWEVNTMLAMSNT, encoded by the exons ATGGCTATGAGCAGCGGATCACCAGCCATGATGCGGGGCTCCTACAACACTGGGCAGATGGGCCCCACACCACAAACAG GTGGACAAGGAATACAGCAGGGAACTAGTGACACTTCTCAGACACAAACACAGCCTCAAAGAAACACTGCCCTCTTTTGCAAAGTTGGGTGTGAAACTGTCCAAGAAGTTGTCATGAGGACTAGTGAAGTTTTTACTCATCTCAAGAATGTTCAA CTTCCAAATGGCACAGCACAAGCAGCACAAGTGAGCAATGAGAAGAAAGCACGGATTCAAGACAACTTAAATGCTATACAGCGGCATTTCAAGGCTCTCCGAGCAATTTACACCAGGGTCAATGATGACTGTGCAGGAATGGAGTACACCCACATAGAG AGCCTTATTCCTTATaaggatgatggtgatagtagagGAGATCACAAGAAAATAGGAGATAACTATCGTTCTTTGGTGGAGGAAGCCAGGGAGCTGAAAGAG caactcTACTTGAAGGCGCGCTACATGAAGGAAATTATTGACCAATTACGTAAGATAATCTGGGAGGTTAACACCATGCTTGCTATGAGTAATACataa